A region of Asterias amurensis chromosome 22, ASM3211899v1 DNA encodes the following proteins:
- the LOC139953865 gene encoding uncharacterized protein, with amino-acid sequence MEFTLKLVLFSSILAVVFFTVISQPVHGASRRDRRAESSSDNHAKVLILGAGASGLQASRILHDAGMDDFIIIEGADQIGGRVRSTTFANRTIELGAGWTYGPVRPETYQLSMDLNLDRRASDYESYIVRNATGSDVTDQADNDYDKLEPAFEKLFSLKARIQGKKSNPDMSQRSALRLGGWSPKSDTEKLIEWFEIDFEYAEPSELLSTHEAEDFGETYFLKDPRGFIAIFDVVAGFLKEPEFINHTRLNQRVVSIDQSDPASVVVTCEDGTVYTADQVLVTFSLGVLQNDLVEFIPPLPEWKDVVIKKSLLAAYTHIYLSFPTKFWDDKEWILHASPRKGYYPAFFNFQSEGYDPNGTPTLLATLTGDESRRVDAQPVSQTKAEIEQVLRNMYGDNIPDIEDILVSGWTSNPLTMGSYSAWPTELSRQCTDALEGRVDHVFFGGEATSPVYYSYVEGGLDSGKRQGLKILDCMENFEECPLYEGGGLGCELPEASSATLVHCSSYNFFVLVIGLVYFLI; translated from the exons ATGGAGTTTACACTGAAACTTGTACTATTTTCTTCCATTCTCGCAGTTGTTTTCTTTACCGTGATTTCCCAGCCTGTGCATGGGGCAAGTAGGCGCGATCGTCGGGCTGAGTCTTCTTCGGATAATCACGCTAAAGTTCTTATCTTAGGTGCCGGTGCGTCGGGTCTACAGGCTTCGCGGATCCTCCATGACGCAGGCATGGATGACTTTATCATTATAGAAGGAGCGGATCAGATTGGGGGCCGTGTCCGATCCACTACGTTTGCTAATCGTACCATAGAACTCGGAGCAGGATGGACCTACGGGCCGGTAAGGCCTGAGACTTACCAACTATCCATGGATCTAAACCTCGACCGTAGAGCAAGTGACTATGAGAGCTATATAGTTCGGAATGCTACCGGCAGCGACGTCACAGATCAGGCAGATAACGATTACGACAAACTTGAACCGGCCTTTGAAAAGTTATTTTCTCTGAAGGCGAGGATACAGGGCAAGAAAAGCAACCCTGACATGTCGCAGCGGTCAGCGTTACGTCTCGGAGGTTGGAGCCCGAAAAGTGACACAGAGAAACTCATCGAGTGGTTCGAGATTGACTTTGAGTACGCTGAACCCTCTGAGCTATTGTCCACGCATGAGGCGGAAGATTTTGGTGAGACCTACTTCTTAAAGGATCCGAGAGGATTCATTGCAATCTTTGACGTCGTTGCTGGTTTCCTAAAGGAGCCCGAGTTCATCAACCACACCCGTTTGAATCAGAGAGTAGTCTCCATCGATCAGAGCGATCCTGCCTCGGTGGTTGTCACCTGCGAAGATGGCACAGTGTACACCGCCGATCAAGTCCTGGTCACCTTCAGTCTCGGTGTCTTACAGAATGACTTAGTTGAGTTCATCCCACCTCTACCAGAATGGAAGGATGTTGTCATCAAGAAGTCACTCCTAGCTGCCTACACGCACATCTACCTGAGCTTTCCAACGAAGTTCTGGGACGACAAGGAGTGGATCCTGCATGCTAGCCCGAGAAAAGGCTACTACCCAGCTTTCTTCAACTTCCAGTCGGAGGGGTATGATCCAAATGGCACGCCCACACTGCTGGCGACTTTAACCG GTGACGAGTCAAGACGAGTGGACGCCCAGCCAGTATCTCAAACCAAAGCTGAAATAGAACAAGTTCTTCGCAACATGTACGGGGATAACATTCCAGACATCGAGGATATCTTAGTCTCAGGCTGGACGAGTAATCCACTCACCATGGGTTCATACTCCGCTTGGCCCACCGAACTCTCAAGGCAATGCACCGACGCGCTCGAAGGTCGAGTTGACCACGTTTTCTTCGGAGGGGAAGCGACTTCACCGGTTTACTACAGCTATGTTGAAGGGGGGTTAGATTCGGGCAAGCGGCAAGGGCTTAAGATTCTCGACTGTATGGAGAATTTCGAAGAATGTCCTTTGTATGAAGGAGGTGGTTTAGGTTGTGAGCTTCCGGAAGCAAGTTCAGCAACTTTAGTTCACTGTAGCTCTTATAATTTCTTTGTACTTGTTATTGGGTTGGTATACTTTTTGATTTAA
- the LOC139954004 gene encoding uncharacterized protein isoform X2: MDDFIIIEGADQIGGRVRSTTFANRTIELGAGWTYGPVRPETYQLSMDLNLDRRASDYESYIVRNATGSDVTYQADNDYDKLEPAMEKLFSLKARIQSKKSNPDMSQRSALRLGGWSPKSDTQKLIEWFEIDFEYAEPSELLSTDEAEDFGETYFLKDPRGFIAIFDVVAGFLKEPEFINHTRLNQRVVSIDQSDPASVVVTCDDGTVYTADQVLVTFSLGVLQNDLVEFIPPLPEWKDVVIKKLLLAAYTHIYLSFPTKFWDDKEWILHASPRKGYYPAFFNFQSEGYDPNGTPTLLATLTGDESRRVDAQPVSQTKAEIEQVLRNMYGDSIPDIEDILVSGWTSNPLTMGSYSAWPTELSRQCTDALEGRVDRVFFGGEATSPVHYSYVEGGLDSGKRQGLKILDCMENFEECPLYEGGGLGCEVPEASSATLVHCSSYSFFILVTGLVYFLIE, from the exons ATGGATGACTTTATCATTATAGAAGGAGCGGATCAGATTGGGGGCCGTGTCCGATCCACTACGTTTGCTAATCGTACCATAGAACTCGGAGCAGGATGGACCTACGGGCCGGTAAGGCCTGAGACTTACCAACTATCCATGGATCTAAACCTCGACCGTAGAGCAAGTGACTATGAGAGCTATATAGTCCGGAATGCTACCGGCAGCGACGTCACATATCAGGCAGATAACGATTACGACAAACTCGAACCGGCCATGGAAAAGTTATTTTCTCTGAAGGCGAGGATACAGAGCAAGAAAAGCAACCCTGACATGTCGCAGCGGTCAGCGTTACGTCTCGGAGGTTGGAGCCCGAAAAGTGACACACAGAAACTTATCGAGTGGTTCGAGATTGACTTTGAGTACGCTGAACCCTCTGAGCTTCTGTCCACGGATGAGGCGGAAGATTTTGGTGAGACCTACTTCTTAAAGGATCCGAGAGGATTCATTGCAATCTTTGACGTCGTTGCTGGTTTCTTAAAGGAGCCCGAGTTCATCAACCACACCCGTTTGAATCAGAGAGTAGTCTCCATCGATCAGAGCGATCCTGCCTCGGTGGTTGTCACCTGCGATGACGGCACAGTGTACACCGCCGATCAAGTCCTGGTCACCTTCAGTCTCGGTGTCTTACAGAATGACTTAGTTGAGTTCATCCCACCTCTACCAGAATGGAAGGATGTTGTCATCAAGAAGTTACTCCTAGCTGCCTACACGCACATCTACCTGAGCTTTCCAACGAAGTTCTGGGACGACAAGGAGTGGATCCTGCATGCTAGCCCGAGAAAAGGCTACTACCCAGCTTTCTTCAACTTCCAGTCCGAGGGGTATGATCCAAATGGCACACCCACACTGCTGGCGACTTTAACCG GTGACGAGTCAAGACGAGTGGACGCCCAGCCAGTATCTCAAACCAAAGCTGAAATAGAGCAAGTTCTTCGCAACATGTACGGGGATAGCATTCCAGACATCGAGGATATCTTAGTCTCAGGCTGGACGAGTAATCCACTCACCATGGGTTCATACTCCGCTTGGCCCACCGAACTCTCAAGGCAATGCACCGACGCGCTCGAAGGTCGAGTTGACCGCGTTTTCTTCGGAGGGGAAGCGACTTCACCGGTTCACTACAGCTATGTTGAAGGGGGTTTAGATTCGGGCAAGCGTCAAGGGCTTAAGATTCTCGACTGTATGGAGAATTTCGAAGAATGTCCTTTGTATGAGGGAGGTGGTTTAGGGTGTGAGGTTCCGGAAGCAAGTTCAGCAACTTTAGTTCACTGTAGTTCGTATAGTTTCTTTATACTTGTTACTGGGTTGGTATACTTTTTGATCGAATAA
- the LOC139954004 gene encoding uncharacterized protein isoform X1, translating to MEFSLKLVLFSSILAVVFFTVISQPVHGASRRDRRAESSSDNHAKVLILGAGASGLQASRILHDAGMDDFIIIEGADQIGGRVRSTTFANRTIELGAGWTYGPVRPETYQLSMDLNLDRRASDYESYIVRNATGSDVTYQADNDYDKLEPAMEKLFSLKARIQSKKSNPDMSQRSALRLGGWSPKSDTQKLIEWFEIDFEYAEPSELLSTDEAEDFGETYFLKDPRGFIAIFDVVAGFLKEPEFINHTRLNQRVVSIDQSDPASVVVTCDDGTVYTADQVLVTFSLGVLQNDLVEFIPPLPEWKDVVIKKLLLAAYTHIYLSFPTKFWDDKEWILHASPRKGYYPAFFNFQSEGYDPNGTPTLLATLTGDESRRVDAQPVSQTKAEIEQVLRNMYGDSIPDIEDILVSGWTSNPLTMGSYSAWPTELSRQCTDALEGRVDRVFFGGEATSPVHYSYVEGGLDSGKRQGLKILDCMENFEECPLYEGGGLGCEVPEASSATLVHCSSYSFFILVTGLVYFLIE from the exons ATGGAGTTTTCACTGAAACTTGTACTATTTTCTTCCATTCTCGCAGTTGTTTTCTTTACCGTGATTTCCCAGCCTGTGCATGGGGCAAGTCGGCGCGATCGTCGGGCTGAGTCTTCTTCGGATAATCACGCTAAAGTTCTTATCTTAGGTGCCGGTGCGTCGGGTCTACAGGCTTCGCGGATCCTCCATGACGCAGGCATGGATGACTTTATCATTATAGAAGGAGCGGATCAGATTGGGGGCCGTGTCCGATCCACTACGTTTGCTAATCGTACCATAGAACTCGGAGCAGGATGGACCTACGGGCCGGTAAGGCCTGAGACTTACCAACTATCCATGGATCTAAACCTCGACCGTAGAGCAAGTGACTATGAGAGCTATATAGTCCGGAATGCTACCGGCAGCGACGTCACATATCAGGCAGATAACGATTACGACAAACTCGAACCGGCCATGGAAAAGTTATTTTCTCTGAAGGCGAGGATACAGAGCAAGAAAAGCAACCCTGACATGTCGCAGCGGTCAGCGTTACGTCTCGGAGGTTGGAGCCCGAAAAGTGACACACAGAAACTTATCGAGTGGTTCGAGATTGACTTTGAGTACGCTGAACCCTCTGAGCTTCTGTCCACGGATGAGGCGGAAGATTTTGGTGAGACCTACTTCTTAAAGGATCCGAGAGGATTCATTGCAATCTTTGACGTCGTTGCTGGTTTCTTAAAGGAGCCCGAGTTCATCAACCACACCCGTTTGAATCAGAGAGTAGTCTCCATCGATCAGAGCGATCCTGCCTCGGTGGTTGTCACCTGCGATGACGGCACAGTGTACACCGCCGATCAAGTCCTGGTCACCTTCAGTCTCGGTGTCTTACAGAATGACTTAGTTGAGTTCATCCCACCTCTACCAGAATGGAAGGATGTTGTCATCAAGAAGTTACTCCTAGCTGCCTACACGCACATCTACCTGAGCTTTCCAACGAAGTTCTGGGACGACAAGGAGTGGATCCTGCATGCTAGCCCGAGAAAAGGCTACTACCCAGCTTTCTTCAACTTCCAGTCCGAGGGGTATGATCCAAATGGCACACCCACACTGCTGGCGACTTTAACCG GTGACGAGTCAAGACGAGTGGACGCCCAGCCAGTATCTCAAACCAAAGCTGAAATAGAGCAAGTTCTTCGCAACATGTACGGGGATAGCATTCCAGACATCGAGGATATCTTAGTCTCAGGCTGGACGAGTAATCCACTCACCATGGGTTCATACTCCGCTTGGCCCACCGAACTCTCAAGGCAATGCACCGACGCGCTCGAAGGTCGAGTTGACCGCGTTTTCTTCGGAGGGGAAGCGACTTCACCGGTTCACTACAGCTATGTTGAAGGGGGTTTAGATTCGGGCAAGCGTCAAGGGCTTAAGATTCTCGACTGTATGGAGAATTTCGAAGAATGTCCTTTGTATGAGGGAGGTGGTTTAGGGTGTGAGGTTCCGGAAGCAAGTTCAGCAACTTTAGTTCACTGTAGTTCGTATAGTTTCTTTATACTTGTTACTGGGTTGGTATACTTTTTGATCGAATAA
- the LOC139953686 gene encoding serine/arginine-rich splicing factor 7-like yields the protein MSRYSNYSRGDLACKVYVGNLGSSAGRREIEDEFSKYGPLKNVWVARNPPGFAFVEYEDSRDAEDSVKGLDGAYICGHRAQVEMSSGEKRSRGRGGRQPRTASSDDKCYNCHERGHFARDCRSGKGGGGGGRYGGYGGSGGGQSRRYSRRSRSRSRDRSPSRGRYDHSRSRTRSKSRSYSPRAHHHHRSRSSSDRD from the exons ATGTCTCGCTATTCTAACTACTCCCGAGGTGATCTCGCCTGTAAGGTCTACGTCGGTAACCTTGGATCATCGGCAGGTCGTCGGGAGATTGAAGATGAATTCAGCAAATACGGACCTCTGAAGAACGTCTGGGTGGCCAGGAACCCTCCAGGTTTTGCCTTTGTGGAGTATGAGGATTCTCGGGATGCTGAGGATTCGGTCAAGGGTCTCGATGGAGC ATACATTTGCGGACATCGGGCACAGGTAGAAATGTCCTCCGGAGAGAAACGTAGCCGAGGCCGAGGCGGAAGACAACCACGCACAGCCAGCTCCGACGATAAATGCTACAATTGCCATGAGCGAGGGCACTTTGCCCGCGACTGCCGGAGTGGCAAAGGTGGAGGCGGCGGTGGACGTTATGGTGGTTACGGTGGCAGCGGTGGTGGTCAAAGCCGAAGATACAGTCGTAGATCCAG GTCCCGATCCAGAGATCGCAGCCCATCCAGAGGAAGATATGATCACAGCAGGTCTCGAACCCGATCCAAGAG TCGATCATACTCGCCTCGAGCCCATCATCACCATCGCAGCAGGAGCTCATCTGACCGTGATTAG
- the LOC139953685 gene encoding uncharacterized protein, with product MSRYQSSDRGGGGGGGGGGGSRSGDPDCKVYVGNLGSSAGRRELESAFNGYGSLRNVWVARNPPGFAFIEFDDPRDAQDAVKGMYRKRICGRDVTVEMSNGEKRQRRSFGGGGGGRPPPRRASRNDKCYSCSDYGHFARDCPNRGSGGGDGGYGGRRYGGGGGGWGGSRDRDNRRSRSNSRSRSRGRSRSRSRGRSRSRSHRSRSRSHSRGHSRSVSPPRRHKSHSKSRSRSRSHSRSHHRRSSSNEKE from the exons ATGTCTCGCTACCAGAGCTCAGACCGtgggggtggtggtggtggaggTGGAGGCGGGGGTAGTCGAAGTGGAGACCCAGATTGCAAAGTTTACGTCGGTAACCTTGGCTCGTCAGCAGGAAGGAGGGAGCTTGAGAGTGCATTCAATGGCTACGGGTCGTTGAGGAACGTCTGGGTGGCCAGAAACCCTCCAGGTTTTGCCTTCATCGAGTTTGACGATCCGCGTGATGCTCAGGATGCAGTGAAAGGAATGTACAGAAA GAGAATATGCGGAAGAGATGTAACAGTCGAGATGTCCAACGGAGAGAAACGCCAGAGGCGAAGCTTCGGCGGTGGTGGCGGTGGCAGACCGCCCCCACGACGGGCCAGCCGAAATGACAAATGCTACTCTTGCAGCGACTACGGCCACTTTGCCCGCGACTGCCCCAATAGAGGGAGTGGGGGCGGGGATGGCGGGTACGGAGGGCGTCGCTACGGAGGTGGAGGTGGTGGTTGGGGCGGTTCTCGCGACCGCGATAATCGCAGATCAAG GAGTAACTCCAGGAGTCGCAGCCGTGGGCGTAGTCGCAGCCGTAGCCGCGGACGAAGCCGCAGTCGCAGCCATAGAAGCCGCAGTCGCAGCCATAGCCGTGGACACAGCCGTAGTGTCTCTCCACCACGTAGACACAAGAGCCACAGCAAGTCTCGTAGCCGCAGCCGAAG CCATTCTCGTTCTCATCACCGAAGGAGTTCCTCCAACGAGAAGGAATAG